The genomic region GGAGCCGCTGACCGTCAGGGACGCTGGCCGAGGAACAAAGCCGCCGCCGTGTATCCTGAAGAATGAGGAGGATGAAAATGCGCGTATCCGCCGCGGCGGCCGTAGGGGCCGCCCTGATCCTGGCCGGCTGTTCGCATAGCGACCTGACCGGTTTACCGGCGTGCGGTGAACCGGAGCTGGCCGCGCTGCCGCTCGAGGAAAGCTCGTTCAGCTCGATCCTGCCGCTCGGCAGCCTGGGGCCGGTCAGCCATACCTTTCCTACCGAGCACCATTACCTGGTGCTGCCGCCCGATCCGAACGATGCGGGAAGGGCGCTGGCGGTGCCGGTGTACGCCATGCAGGACGGATGGATCGTCCAGGTGGACAGCGTGGAGCACCAGCCGGCCGGATTCACCGATTACGACGTAACCCTGGGCGTCTGCTCGCAGTTCTCGGTTCAATACGGGCACATGTCGTCCCTCAGCCCGGAGCTGCAGGACGCGCTGGGCCGTCCCAGCCGCTGCGACACCTATACGGTCGACAACCAGACGTACAAACGCTGCAAGTACCGCGCCAAAGTTCCCGTAAGCGCGGGGCAGCTCATCGGCCGCGCCGGCGGCAACCCCGAACAGTTCGCCCTCGACCTGGGGGCCAAGGACTACCGCCGCGAACAAAACTTCTTCGCCAATCAGGAGCGCTACCGCGCCAAAGCCGGTGACACGATCTACGCGGTGAGCCCGTTTGCCTACCTGCGGGCCGACCTGCGGGCGCTGGTGGACCCGAAGATGGGATGGTGGGACGGAACCCTTAAGCGTACCGTGCCCCCAATCTACGGCGAGATCGCTTACGACGTCGCGGGCACCGCCATGGGTAACTGGTTCCGCGAAGGCGAGCCGTTCTTCCCCGAAGATCCGCACCTTTCGCTGGCCAAGGACAACATCGACCCGGACGTTTACGCGATCAGCGCCGGCACCTCCATGGGTGCGCTCGCCGGTTACGTGGTCAGGTTCACCCCCCGGCACTCCGGGGTTCTTGAGCGGGCCTTCGAGGAGATCGCCGACAATGCGATTTACTGCTATCCGACCGAGCAGAGCGGAACCGGCACGCCGGTGGGACGGGTGCTGCTGCGGCTTAGCGGTTTGAGCACCCTGGAGGCCGAGTTTCAGCAAGCCAAGCAATGCGATCAGGAGCTGGCTTTCGTACAGCCGCGCAGGTTTGTACGCTGAAGCAGTTTCGTCGCCCGGTCCTTCATCGGACGGCGGGTAGCAGGCTCCGTCCGACCCGCCCTAAGCGCGCCCCGCCAGCCGGCGGGGTTGGCCGCGCCAACGCGGAGGTGCACACGCTCACGAACGCCCTGAAGCGGGGAACACGAACCGCAGTCAGGGCGTTACGGTTGCGCGTTACCGGCCCCCGGCCCGAGCCGCTTTCGGGCGTTGGCGATGGGCAGGGCGGCGGCCTGAAGCTGACCCTGCCGGTAGTCGATCAAAAGGTGACCTGCGCCCAGGTACTCGGCGGCCGTGAGAAACGTTTCCTTAAGGGTCCAGCTGTAGAGGGGCGTGACCTTCATACCGCGGGCGGCGGCGACCTCGCGGCTGAACTCGAGCGCGGCTTTCGAGCTGGTCCAGACGAGGGCGTACTTAACCTCGGCGGCGGTCAAGGTAAGGTGCTCACCGGCCCGCGCGGGGTCGGTGAGCACGTACCATACGGCTTCGAAGAAGTTGGTTTCCACGGTCAGTCGAGCTTGAAACCCACCTGGAGGACGACCTGGAAGCTCTGGACGTCGCCGTCGCCGATCTTGCCGCGGATCTCCTTGACCTCGAACCAGTCGAGGTGCCGCAGGGTCTCCGAGGCCTTCCTGATGGCCGCGCGGATCGCGTCTTCGAGGCTTTCGTCGCTGGTGCCTACGAGCTCGATCTTCTTGTAGACCGCCATAACGCCCCTCCTTTCGGTTACCATTCTAGCGCCGCGGGGGCGGGACAAACCGAGGTCAGAGCAAGAGTTCGGCGATCTGCACGGCGTTGAGGGCGGCGCCCTTTAGCAGCTGGTCGCCTGAGACGAAGAAGTCGAGGGCGTTGTCGAAGGCCGGGTTCTGGCGGATGCGCCCCACCTCCACGTCCCACTTGCCGGTGGCCGTGAGCGGCAGCGGGTAGCGGTTTCGTTCGGGATCGTCCACGACCTCCACGCCGGGTGCCGCCTCCAGTACCGCCCGCGCCGCCTCGGGAGTGACGGGGCGTTCGAAGAGGACCGTGGCAGCCTCGGAGTGGGCCCGCAGGGTGGGGATGCGCACCGCGGTACTGCTGATCTTCATCTCCGGCTCGCCGAAGATCTTGCGGGTCTCCCAGACCACCTTCATCTCCTCGCGCGTGTAGCCGTTGTCCTGGAAGGCGTCGATGTGGGGGATGACGTTGAAGGGGATGGGGTGCTGGAAAACTTTGTGGCCAACCGGCTTTCCGTCCAGGTAGTTGCGGGTCTCGCGCAGGAGCTCGTCCATGCCCTCGGCCCCGGCGCCGCTGGTGGCCTGGTAGGTGCTGACCACCACGTGGGTGGCGCCGAAGGCCCGGTGCAGCGGCCAGAGGGCGACGGCGAGGATGGCCGTGGTGCAGTTGGGGTTGGCGATGATGCCCTTGTGCGCGCGGGCGGCTTCGGGGTTGATCTCGGGGATCACCAGGGGAACCTCGGGGTCGTAGCGCCAGGCCGAGGAGTTGTCCACCACCACGGCCCCCTCGCCCGACCACAGCGGGGCCAGCTTCTTGGAAACTCCGCCGCCGGCGCTGGCGAGCACCACGTCGGCGGGGATGGGGCCTTCGGGGGTGACCTCGACGGTGTGGGCCTCGCCGCGGAAGGTGAGGGTCTTGCCGGCGGAACGCGGGCTGGCGTAGAGCCGCAGCTCGTCCACCGGGAAGTCGCGCTCTTCCAGGACCTGGATCAGCTCTTGGCCTACGGCTCCCGTGGCTCCAACGATGGCGATACGCATAACTCCTCCTGGCGCACGCAGGGCGTGCGAAAAGATTCACTAAAACTAGCACAGCCCGGAGCGACGCGCAAGGAAAAAGGCCGCGTCCGCGGCCCTGGTAGAGGTTTTGGTGCGAACGTTTATGCGCCGAGGAGCTCGAGCGCCCCCAGCTCGCCCAGCGCGTCGCGCACTCCGCGCAGGAGCGCCAGCCGGTTCTCGCGCACCGCCGGGTCGTCCACCATCACCAGCACGTGGTCCATGAAGGGGTCGAGGGCGCCGGCGAGGGCCAGGATCTGGGCCAGCGGCTCCGCAAGCGGGGTCAGGTCGACCTGGGGAAGCGGCGCAGCCGGATCCCAGGGAGGCAGCAGCGAAGCCCCGCGTTCGAGAAGCTCGGCCACGGCCTGCCGGGTGGGTTTCAGCGCCTCGAACAGCCGGGCCTCTTCCTCGGTCTCGAAATGCGCCGGGTCGGGTTCGCGGTCGCTCTCGCTCTGCGAAGCCAGGTTGGCCGCGCGCTTGTAGAGCCGGGTCAGCTCGGCGAACTCGGGCCGCTGCATCAACTCGTAGACGAGGCGCGCCCGCAGCATCTGGCCGTAGACCGTGGGCGCCTTCTGGGCGGCGCGCACCGCCAGCGTGGGCAGGCCGGCCTCGGTGAGCAGCGACTCCAGGCGTTCTTCGGCGAAGGCGCGGGCGGCCGACACCGTTTCGGGGCTCACCTCCAGGCCGCGGGCGCGGTAGGCCTCGGCGGCGGCCTCGAGGACGTCCTCGAGGGGAAGGTCCCAGCCCGTCCGCCCGAGGATGCGCACCAGGCCTGCCGCGGCGCGGCGCAGGCCGTAGGGGTCGGCGGAGCCGCTGGGCTTCTTACCCAGATGGAAGAAGCCCACCAGGGTGTCGGCGCGGTCGAGCACCGCCAGCAGCGCTCCTTCGGCCGTCTCGGGCAGGGGGGCGTCGGGCCCGGTCGGCCGCACCGCGTCCTCGAGCGCCCGGGCCACGCGGGCGTCGATCCCCTGCTTTTCCGCGTAGGCGCGGGCCATCACCCCTTCAAGCTCGGGGAACTCGTAGACCATCTGGGTGGGCAGGTCGGCCTTGAAGAGGGCGGCGGCCTCGCGGAGGACGTTTTCGTCGAGCGGTAGCCGGACCGCAAGGCTGGCGGCCGCCTCCCGTACCCGGCCCGCCTTGTCGGCCATCGTGCCCAGACCGCGCTGGAAGTTGATGCCCGCGAGTTTCTCGTGGTGCTCGGCCAGCGGGGTCTTCAGGTCTTCGGTCCAGAAGAAGTAGGCGTCGTAGATGCGGCCCTCGAGCACCTGCTCGTAGCCGGAGCGCACCACGTCCAGGTCGGGCGGCTGGTGACCGGAGACGCCGATGAAGCGGTTGGTGAGGCGTCCTTCGGGGACGCGCACCGGGAAGAAGCGCTGGTGTTGGATCATTACCGTGGCCAAGACCTCGTCCGGGAGCTCGAGGTAACGCTGGGAAAAGCTTCCCATGACGGCGACCGGCCACTCGACCAGGTGGGTGACCTCCTCCACCAGGTCCTCGGGCAGGACGGCCTCGTAACCTTCGCTCAGGGCCAGCGTGGCGGTCTCGAGCACCACCCGTTCCCGCCGCTGGCTGACCTCGGCGACGACGTGGGTCCGGTAGAGGGCGTCGCGGTAGCTATCGGCGTCCACCTCGACCTCGCCCGGGGCCAGGAAACGGTGGCCGCGGCTGGTCTTGCCGGCGGCGACGTTGAAGACCTCGACGGGCAGTACCTCGCCGTCCAAGCGGGCCACCAGCCAGCGCACCGGCCGCACGAAGGGGCCGTCGCCCGCGCCCCAGATCATCTTCTTGGGCGCGGGCAGGTCGCGAACCAGACCCGCGAGCAGCTCGGGCAGGATGCGGGCGGTGGGCTCGCCCTCGTGCACCACCCGTGCCCAGACGTAGCCGTCCTTTACGGTGAGGTCGGCCACCTTCACGCCGGCCTTGCGGGCGAAGCCGGTGGCCGCGGGGGTGGGCTGGCCGTCCTTGAAGGCGGCACGCTCGGGCGGGCCGCGGCGCTCTTCTTCCACGCGCGCGCTCGTTTCGGGGAGGCCCCGCACCACCAGCGCCAGGCGGCGTGGCGTGGCGTAGGTTTCGATCTTTTCGAAAGAAAGCCGGGCGGCCTCGAGCCGCTCGGCGGCGAGCCGCTCCAGGTCGGCCAGCGCCCGGGGCACGTAGGCGGCGGGCAGTTCTTCGGTGCCGATCTCGAAGAGGAGGTTCATCCGGCCACCTCCTCGTGGTGCTTCTTCAGGTAGGCCCGTGCCGTGGCCTCGGCCAGCCGGCGCACCCGCTGGACGTAGGCCTGGCGCTCGGCGTGGCCGAGCACGCCGCGGGCGTCGAGCAGGTTGAAAGCGTGCGAAGCCTTGAGCACGAACTCGTAGGCGGGGTGGATCAGCCCGAGTTCCAGCAGCCGCCGCGCCTCCTCCTCGTAGTCGTCGAACCAGCGGCGCACCTTATCGGCGTTGACGTGCTTGAAGTTGTACTCGCAGTGCTCCAGCTCGAAGTCGCGGCGGATGTCGCCGATGGTCACGCCGGGGGCGTACTCCACGTCGTAGGTGTGCTTCTTGTTCTGCAGGTAGAGGGCGATGCGCTCGAGCCCGTAGGTGAGTTCGACGCTCACCGGATTGACGTCGACGCCGCCCACCTGCTGGAAGTAGGTGAACTGGGTGATCTCCATCCCGTCGAGCCAGACCTCCCAGCCCAGCCCCCAGGCACCCAGGGTGGGGCTTTCCCAGTTGTCCTCGACGAAGCGCACGTCATGGTCCTCGACGCGGATGCCGATGGCCCGCAGCGAGTCGAGGTAGAGGTCCTGCACGTCGGCCGGCGACGGCTTGAGGATGACCTGGTACTGAAAGTAGTACTGGAAGCGGTAGGGGTTCTCGCCGTAGCGGCCGTCCTGGGGCCGTCGGCTCGGCGCCACATAGGCCGTCTTCCAGGGTTCCGGGCCCAGCGCCTTGAGAAAGGTGGTGGGGTAGAAGGTGCCCGCACCCACCTCGGTGTCGTAGGGTTCGGTGATCACGCAGCCGTAGCCGCCCCAGTAGTCGTGGAGTTTTAGGATCAGGTCTTGAAAGAGCATCGCCGGCTCCTGTTCATGAGAGGTTGTCACGGGCGGTTCACCCGCGCGGAACGCGCGCGGATAATATATCATATAGACAGGCTTCATCTTCGCCTTCGTTGCGTACGAAACGCGGGAAGCCTGTAGGCAAGAAGTCTTCAAGGCACGGAGTAGAAAGGAGTTTTCGCCTTGAACCGATACGACGACCGTGCACGCCTGGTGTTCCACTACGCCCGCGAAGAGGGGAGCCGCCTGGGCCACTCGATGATCGGGCCGGAACACCTTTTGCTCGGCCTCATGCGCGAGGGCGGCACCGCGGCCCGCATCCTGGCCGAATACGGCGCCAACCTGGAGGCCATGCGTCGCATGGTGGAAGAGCTGGTGGGCCGCGGCGAGGGGAGCCGCTCCGGCGAGCCCCCGGCCATCACCCCGCGGGCGCGTCGGGTGATGGAGCTGGCCGGCGCCGAGGCCCGCAACATGAGTTCCCCGGCCATCGGGACCGAACACATCCTGCTGGGCATCATCCGCGAGGGCGACGGCGTCGCCTACCGCATCCTCAGCCACTTCGCCAAGGACGTGGACACCATCCGCTGGCGCATCATGGCCGGCGGCGAAGAAGCCACCCAGGAAAAGGCCGCGCAGACCCCCTTCCTCGACGAGTACGCGCGCGACCTCACCAAGGACGCCCGCGAGGGCAAGCTCGACCCGGTCATCGGCCGGGTGGACGAGATCAACCGCGTCATCCAGATCCTGGCGCGGCGCACCAAGAACAACCCGGTGCTGGTGGGCGACCCCGGCGTGGGCAAGACGGCGATCGTCGAGGGGCTGGCCCAGGCGATCGTCGAGGGCCGGGTGCCCCCGGTGCTGCAGGGCGCGCGCGTGGTCAGCCTCGACCTGGCCGGGGTGGTCGCGGGCACCAAGTACCGCGGCGAGTTCGAAGAGCGCCTGCGTCAGATCATCGAAGAGCTCAAGAACGGCAAGATCATCGCCT from Oceanithermus desulfurans harbors:
- the glyS gene encoding glycine--tRNA ligase subunit beta — protein: MNLLFEIGTEELPAAYVPRALADLERLAAERLEAARLSFEKIETYATPRRLALVVRGLPETSARVEEERRGPPERAAFKDGQPTPAATGFARKAGVKVADLTVKDGYVWARVVHEGEPTARILPELLAGLVRDLPAPKKMIWGAGDGPFVRPVRWLVARLDGEVLPVEVFNVAAGKTSRGHRFLAPGEVEVDADSYRDALYRTHVVAEVSQRRERVVLETATLALSEGYEAVLPEDLVEEVTHLVEWPVAVMGSFSQRYLELPDEVLATVMIQHQRFFPVRVPEGRLTNRFIGVSGHQPPDLDVVRSGYEQVLEGRIYDAYFFWTEDLKTPLAEHHEKLAGINFQRGLGTMADKAGRVREAAASLAVRLPLDENVLREAAALFKADLPTQMVYEFPELEGVMARAYAEKQGIDARVARALEDAVRPTGPDAPLPETAEGALLAVLDRADTLVGFFHLGKKPSGSADPYGLRRAAAGLVRILGRTGWDLPLEDVLEAAAEAYRARGLEVSPETVSAARAFAEERLESLLTEAGLPTLAVRAAQKAPTVYGQMLRARLVYELMQRPEFAELTRLYKRAANLASQSESDREPDPAHFETEEEARLFEALKPTRQAVAELLERGASLLPPWDPAAPLPQVDLTPLAEPLAQILALAGALDPFMDHVLVMVDDPAVRENRLALLRGVRDALGELGALELLGA
- a CDS encoding dodecin — its product is MAVYKKIELVGTSDESLEDAIRAAIRKASETLRHLDWFEVKEIRGKIGDGDVQSFQVVLQVGFKLD
- a CDS encoding aspartate-semialdehyde dehydrogenase, whose product is MRIAIVGATGAVGQELIQVLEERDFPVDELRLYASPRSAGKTLTFRGEAHTVEVTPEGPIPADVVLASAGGGVSKKLAPLWSGEGAVVVDNSSAWRYDPEVPLVIPEINPEAARAHKGIIANPNCTTAILAVALWPLHRAFGATHVVVSTYQATSGAGAEGMDELLRETRNYLDGKPVGHKVFQHPIPFNVIPHIDAFQDNGYTREEMKVVWETRKIFGEPEMKISSTAVRIPTLRAHSEAATVLFERPVTPEAARAVLEAAPGVEVVDDPERNRYPLPLTATGKWDVEVGRIRQNPAFDNALDFFVSGDQLLKGAALNAVQIAELLL
- a CDS encoding DUF3234 domain-containing protein, translating into METNFFEAVWYVLTDPARAGEHLTLTAAEVKYALVWTSSKAALEFSREVAAARGMKVTPLYSWTLKETFLTAAEYLGAGHLLIDYRQGQLQAAALPIANARKRLGPGAGNAQP
- a CDS encoding glycine--tRNA ligase subunit alpha; its protein translation is MLFQDLILKLHDYWGGYGCVITEPYDTEVGAGTFYPTTFLKALGPEPWKTAYVAPSRRPQDGRYGENPYRFQYYFQYQVILKPSPADVQDLYLDSLRAIGIRVEDHDVRFVEDNWESPTLGAWGLGWEVWLDGMEITQFTYFQQVGGVDVNPVSVELTYGLERIALYLQNKKHTYDVEYAPGVTIGDIRRDFELEHCEYNFKHVNADKVRRWFDDYEEEARRLLELGLIHPAYEFVLKASHAFNLLDARGVLGHAERQAYVQRVRRLAEATARAYLKKHHEEVAG